One window of Triticum dicoccoides isolate Atlit2015 ecotype Zavitan chromosome 5A, WEW_v2.0, whole genome shotgun sequence genomic DNA carries:
- the LOC119300970 gene encoding regulatory-associated protein of TOR 1-like isoform X3: protein MALGDLMASRLVHSSSSSSSSSLPTPSLAAVNHQTDRVDGELPVANGPELRREDAGEEDEEGRAVALVPCLPQVVVLCEQRHEGFDEAAVAAAAGPSTSGLVSKWRPKDRMKTGCVALVLCLNISVDPPDVIKISPCARMECWIDPFSMPPPKALENIGKTLHSQYERWQPKARYKLQLDPTVEEVKKLCNTCRKYARSERVLFHYNGHGVPKPTANGEIWMFNKSYTQYIPLPITDLDSWLKTPSIYVFDCSAAGMIVKAFLERLDWSSSSSASSVKDCILLAACEAHQTLPQSAEYPADVFTACLTTPIKMALHWFCKRSLLSGSLDHSLIDQIPGRQNDRKTLLGELNWIFTAITDTIAWNVLPHELFQRLFRQDLLVASLFRNFLLAERIMRSANCSPITYPLLPPTHQHHMWDAWDMAAEICLSKLPHLIADPNAEFQPSPFFTEQLTAFEVWLDHGSEDKKPPEQLPIVLQVLLSQSHRFRALVLLGRFLDMGPWAVDLALSVGIFPYVLKLLQTSAMELRQILVFIWTKILSLDKSCQVDLVKDGGHAYFIRFLDSLDAYPEQRAMAAFVLAVIVDGHRRGQEACMSAGLIDVCLRHLQPENPHDAQTEPLLLQWLCLCLGKLWEDFPEAQLLGLQSNAPEIVTCLLSEPQPEVRASAVFALGNLLDIGSPSVNGGDDDSDDDEKARAEINVVRSLLQVTSDGSPLVRAEVSVALTRFALGHNKHLKSVAAEYWRPQTNSLLKSLPSLANINNPSNVYSPSNFLQGSSGLSSHIGPVLRVGSDTSATGRDGRISTSSPIATNSIMHGSPQSDDSSQHSDSGILLRDNASNGGLSYTRSRPIIDSGIYSLFISTMCSIAKDPYPRIANIGRRALSLVGVEQVVMRNTRFGSGGAGESSAPSSNIGMARSSSWFDMNSGISMAFRTPPVSPPQHDYLTGLRRVCSMEFRPHLLNSPDGLADPLLSSAAAPSTSELNILPQSTIYNWSCGHFSRPLLTGSDDNGEVSARREERERTALDCIAKCQRSSCKMTSQIASWDTKFELGTKSALLLPFSPIVVAADENEQIRVWNYDDALPVNTFENHKLSDRGLSKLLLINELDESLLLVGSSDGNVRIWRNYTQKGGQKLVTAFSSVQGHRAAGRSVVIDWQQQSGYLYASGDMSSILVWDLDKEQLLNTIPSSADSGISALSASQVRSGQFAAGFIDASVRIFDVRTPDRLVYMARPHAPRTEKVVGIGFQPGFDPYKIVSASQAGDIQFLDVRRAAEPYLTIEAHRGSLTALAVHRHAPVIASGSAKQMIKVFSLEGEQLTIIRYQPSFMGQRIGSVNCLSFHPYKSLLAAGAGDNALVSIYAEDNYQVR from the exons ATGGCATTGGGAGATCTCATGGCGTCCAGGCTCGTGCACTCGTCCTCAtcgtcgtcctcgtcctcgctGCCCACCCCCTCCTTGGCGGCGGTGAACCACCAGACGGACCGCGTGGATGGTGAGCTCCCTGTCGCCAACGGGCCGGAGCTTCGGagggaggacgccggcgaggaggatgaGGAGGGGAGGGCCGTGGCGCTCGTGCCGTGCCTGCCGCAGGTGGTTGTGCTGTGCGAGCAGCGGCACGAGGGGTTCGATGaggctgcggtggcggcggcggccgggccaTCGACGAGCGGGCTCGTCTCCAAGTGGCGCCCCAAGGACAGG ATGAAGACTGGATGTGTTGCACTTGTATTATGTTTAAACATTAGTGTTGATCCGCCGGATGTAATTAAAATTTCCCCTTGTGCAAGAATGGAGTGTTGGATAG ATCCATTTTCTATGCCACCCCCCAAAGCCCTTGAAAATATTGGAAAAACATTACACTCACAGTATGAGCGATGGCAGCCTAAG GCTCGTTACAAGCTTCAGCTGGATCCAACAGTCGAAGAAGTCAAGAAGCTTTGTAATACTTGCCGCAAATATGCCAGATCAGAGAGGGTTCTTTTTCATTACAATGGTCATGGTGTACCAAAGCCTACGGCTAATGGAGAGATTTGGATGTTTAACAAG AGTTATACACAGTATATCCCTCTTCCTATTACTGATCTCGATTCATGGCTGAAAACACCATCGATTTATGTTTTTGACTGCTCAGCAGCTGGAATGATTGTGAAAGCTTTTCTAGAG CGCCTAGACTGGAGTTCAAGCTCTTCTGCGTCTTCAGTGAAGGATTGCATTCTCCTTGCTGCCTGTGAGGCACATCAAACTCTTCCTCAGAGTGCAGAATACCCCGCTGACGTGTTTACAGCTTGCCTGACCACTCCCATAAAAATGGCATTGCactg GTTTTGCAAACGATCATTACTCAGTGGTTCTCTGGATCACTCTCTTATTGACCAAATTCCTGGAAGACAAAATGACCGTAAAACACTTCTGGGGGAGTTGAACTGGATTTTCACTGCTATTACAGATACTATTGCATGGAATGTTCTTCCTCATG AATTATTCCAAAGGCTTTTCAGGCAGGATCTTTTGGTCGCCAGTCTCTTTCGCAACTTCTTACTTGCTGAGAGAATCATGCGGTCTGCAAACTGCTCACCAATTACGTACCCACTATTGCCACCCACACATCAACATCATATGTG GGATGCATGGGACATGGCTGCGGAGATCTGCCTTTCCAAGCTTCCTCATTTGATTGCTGATCCTAATGCAGAGTTTCAG CCGAGCCCATTTTTCACGGAACAATTGACAGCATTCGAAGTGTGGCTTGATCATGGTTCTGAGGATAAGAAACCCCCTGAACAGTTACCCATTGTTCTTCAG GTCCTGCTTAGCCAATCACACAGATTTAGAGCACTTGTTCTGCTTGGAAGATTTCTTGATATGGGTCCATGGGCAGTTGATTTG GCCTTATCTGTTGGTATCTTCCCTTACGTGCTCAAACTGCTCCAAACAAGTGCGATGGAGTTGcgtcaaattcttgtgttcatatggacaaaaattctCTCTCTTGATAAG TCATGCCAGGTTGATTTGGTGAAAGATGGAGGGCATGCATATTTTATCAGGTTTCTTGATAGTTTGGATGCTTACCCGGAGCAGCGTGCAATGGCTGCTTTCGTTTTAGCAGTTATTGTGGATGGGCATAGGAGGGGTCAAGAGGCTTGCATGAGTGCAGGTCTTATAGATGTTTGCCTGAGACATCTGCAACCTGAGAATCCTCATGATGCACAGACAGAGCCTTTGCTTTTGCAATGGCTTTGTTTATGCCTTGGCAAACTCTGGGAAGATTTCCCTGAGGCTCAGTTACTTGGTCTACAATCAAATGCACCCGAAATTGTTACATGTTTATTGTCTGAGCCTCAACCTGAG GTCAGAGCCTCTGCTGTTTTTGCACTTGGAAATCTGTTGGACATTGGATCTCCATCAGTGAATGGAGGTGATGACGACTCTGATGATGATGAAAAGGCGAGAGCTGAAATAAATGTTGTTCGAAGCCTTCTGCAAGTCACTTCAGATGGTAGCCCTCTTGTTAGAGCCGAGGTTTCTGTAG CTCTTACTCGCTTTGCGCTGGGCCACAACAAACATCTCAAATCTGTTGCTGCGGAGTACTGGAGACCTCAAACCAATTCACTGCTGAAGTCACTACCATCATTGGCTAATATTAATAACCCAAGCAATGTTTACAGTCCCAGTAACTTTTTGCAAGGCAGCAGTGGCCTTTCTTCTCATATTGGTCCTGTGTTAAGGGTTGGTAGTGATACCAGTGCCACAGGTCGTGATGGAAGAATTTCTACAAGCAGCCCGATTGCGACAAATAGCATTATGCATGGGTCTCCCCAGTCAGATGATTCTTCTCAGCACTCTGATTCAGGCATATTGCTGAGAGATAATGCAAGTAACGGTGGTCTCAGCTACACCAGGTCAAGGCCTATTATTGACAGTGGAATTTATTCCCTATTTATTTCGACGATGTGCTCTATTGCTAAAGATCCTTACCCTAGAATTGCAAATATTGGCCGGAGAGCACTGTCCCTTGTAGGGGTTGAGCAAGTGGTCATGAGAAATACTAGATTTGGCAgtgggggtgcaggagagtcatcTGCTCCTTCATCAAACATAGGAATGGCACGTTCTTCTTCCTGGTTTGACATGAATTCTG gaatctcaatgGCATTTAGGACCCCTCCTGTTAGTCCACCTCAGCATGATTACCTTACAGGGTTGCGCCGCGTGTGTTCTATGGAGTTCAGACCACATCTCTTGAACTCACCTGATGGCTTAGCTGATCCGCTCTTAAGCTCTGCTGCAGCCCCCAGTACCAGTGAGCTTAATATACTTCCCCAATCAACAATTTACAACTGGAGTTGTGGCCACTTCTCTAGGCCTCTTCTAACCGGGTCTGATGATAATGGGGAAGTAAGTgctagaagagaagagagggaacgAACTGCACTGGATTGCATCGCTAAGTGCCAGCGTTCCT CATGCAAAATGACTAGCCAAATTGCTAGCTGGGATACAAAGTTTGAGTTGGGTACAAAATCAGCATTGCTGTTACCTTTTTCTCCAATCGTCGTTGCAGCTGATGAAAACGAGCAAATAAG AGTGTGGAATTATGACGATGCTCTACCAGTGAATACTTTCGAGAACCACAAGTTGTCTGACAGAGGACTATCCAAACTTTTACTTATCAATGAGCTTGATGAAAGCTTGCTTTTAGTTGGCTCAA GTGATGGAAATGTCCGTATATGGAGAAACTATACTCAAAAGGGAGGACAGAAACTTGTAACTGCTTTCTCATCAGTTCAGGGCCATCGAGCTGCAGGCCGCAGCGTTGTGATTGACTGGCAACAGCAATCTGGTTATCTG TATGCATCTGGTGACATGTCTTCCATCCTTGTATGGGATCTTGACAAGGAGCAACTTCTCAACACCATTCCATCATCTGCTGATAGTGGCATTTCAGCTCTG TCTGCATCTCAGGTTAGATCTGGTCAATTTGCTGCCGGTTTTATTGACGCATCCGTAAGGATATTTGATGTTCGTACCCCTGACAG GCTAGTTTATATGGCAAGACCACATGCCCCAAGAACTGAAAAGGTCGTCGGTATAGGATTTCAGCCTGGATTTGATCCATACAAG ATTGTAAGCGCATCTCAAGCTGGAGACATTCAGTTTCTTGATGTTAGAAGGGCTGCTGAACCCTACCTCACTATTGAAGCTCACAGGGGTTCATTAACAGCATTGGCTGTTCACCGGCATGCCCCAGTCATTGCAAGTGGCTCAGCTAAGCAAATGATTAAAGTGTTCAGTCTTGAAGGAGAACAGCTAACGATCATTCGGTACCAGCCATCTTTTATGGGCCAAAGGATAGGAAGTGTAAACTGCCTTTCGTTCCATCCGTACAAATCTCTCCTGGCTGCTGGAGCTGGTGATAATGCTCTGGTCTCTATCTATGCTGAGGACAATTATCAAGTAAGATGA